The nucleotide sequence AAGAAAAGGCCTTGTCACCATTGCTATTCAATGCCATCCCCGGAGTAGAGGTAATCCATAACTTACCCCCAGAGAAGGTAGCTTCCATTCCTGTTTCTTTTTTGATATTTGCAATGACTTGGTCAAGCGTTTCTGACCCATTGACAGTTACTGCCTTGCCATTAATAGTAAGATTTAAAGTACCTCCGCCAATTGCTGTCGTTGTATCTTTAATACTCGCATCAAGTTCGATAGCCATCGAAGCAGGCATTTCAGCCTCTGCCAATCCCACAACTTTCACAGAATAAGATGCTTGTGTCGGGTTACCTACTACATTGGCTGCCACAGCCCCATCATTTTCAGACACAGCTTTCTTTTTATTAAAGCTGGCTGAAAAACGAAGTGAATCTACCGATGTACGCAGATCCATGAGCAAGCTGTTCATTTCGCGGTACGCATCGCGTTTCCACTCTGTAACCTGCTTTTCGCGAATCAATCGATTCATTGGTTCCTTCCGGGCATTCATTAATTCTTTTACCATTTTCTCAGTGTCTAAACCTGAAGCCATCCCACTAAAACGTATCGCTGGCATAATCTCAACCCCTATCTTTTTTCATCCACTAGTAAACCGACCATTTCATGGATTTTGGCGACCATATCCATCATTTTTTTGGAAGGGATTTCGCGGATAACTTCTTGTGTTTGATCGTTGATGACCTGTACATAATACTCATTCAATTTTTCATGCAATGTAAACTTAACATGGGTGTTTGTCGTCTGGAGCCATTTGTTTATACCGTCAATCTCTTTGCTTAGCTCTTCCTTGGAAACAGCTTTTTCCCCTACGACTTCTGTCTGTCGCATCGGCTTTACTGTAGCCTCTGCCTGAGCTTGACCTCCGTCCGTTTTAGCAGATGTTCTGCCCAGTGAAGAGGTTACTCCGATATCCATTTTTCCTACCTCCAATAAGAAAGTATTCTTACTACAGATATCGGAAAAAAAGATAGATTCATTTACGATCTTGCGAAAAAAATTCCATTATAAGGCTTTACCCGTTTATCAGTGAGCTCAAACGCTCTTTTGCCTTTTGGTAATCATGTTCCGCCGAAAAATGATAGTATTCAACTGCTTTCTTGTGATCTCCAATTACCTCATAGAAAACCCCAAGATTGTATGCTGCTAGAAAGGACCCGGCGCCAATAATTCCGCCGAACTCTTTTCTGTCTCCCAGTTCCAAGCATTTGTGGAACGAGGCTTCAATCCTGGGTAACTTATCAATGTGAGCAGCAGTATTGCTTAGAACGTAATCCATATAAAACATCCCTAGCGCAAAGTGAAAATCCGGGAAATTAGACAATTGATCCTGATTCTGTTCCGCTTGAATTACTGTATAACCAGTATCTAGCTTGCCGATTTTCATCAAGTTATAGAGATATTCCACAACCAGTTTGGGATAATAACCTTCCAGCTTGGTTGCATATAAATAAGCTTGAGAGAAGAAATAGTCTGCTTGTACATAATCCTGTTTGTTTTTATGTTCTCTTGCCAATTGCATGAGCAGGTAGGGGTTATTCCCGTCTTTCTGAAGTTCTTTTTCCAGCAACGGGATATTCCTACCTGTCTTATCTGTTTCGAAGTAACCATCGTGATAAACGGTTACCGAAGTCATTCGATGAGGCAAATCGGAGACAACTTGCTCGTGGATACTCCCCGTGTAATAGACACCCTTTGGAAATAATCTAGATATTGGTACGCTCTCATAGCGAATTTCTCCGTTATCCAAATAATTGCTTAGTTGGCTGATACGTCCGATAGCTGGAGGTCCTGAAATGAATTCTTTAATTGCATCTGCAGAACCCGGCGCCAGGTACTCATCTGCATCCAATACCAGAATCCAATCTCCTGTTGCTTGCTCAAGGGAGTAATTGCGTGCGTCAGCAAAGCTACCTGTCCAAGGGAAATCGTAGACTTTTGCACCACATTCAATGGCGATTTGCTTAGTGTTGTCGGTGGAACCCGTGTCTACGAGGATGATTTCGTCTACGATTACATTGGCGCTATCGAGGCATCTTTTAATTTTTGCTTCTTCATTTTTGGTTATAATTGACAAAGTAATTCGAAGCATACGTACCTCCCTAAACGAAATGATTGACGAGATATATTACCTTCTCTATATCCTCTTTATTCATTATTGGACTGATAGGTAGACTTAGTATTTCTTTATGAATTTCTTCAGTTATTGTCAATTCCATATGATTAAGATCGGAATAGGCTAATTGTTTATGTGGTGGAATCGGATAATGAATTAACGTTTCAACCCCATTCTCCATTAAATACGATCTAAGTTGGTCTCTCCGTTTTGAACGAACAACAAAAAGATGCCAAACATGAGAACGATCATCTCGGACTATATTTGGAAGAATAACCTGAGGGTTATGAATGTTATCTAGGTAACATTTTGCAACATTCTTTCTTAATTCATTGTCACTATCTAAATTTCGTAATTTAATCCGAAGAATAGCAGCTTGTATTTCGTCTAGTCTGCTATTTACGCCTTTTTCTATATTTTCATATTTCTTAATAGAACCGTAGTTCCTAAGAATTCTAATTTTCTCAGCTAATGAATCATCACTTGTAGTTATGGCTCCGCCATCACCAAGCGCGCCTAAATTTTTACCCGGATAAAAACTAAACGCACCTGCATCTCCAAAAGAACCTGCCCTAATTTCCTTTATTTTCGCTCCATGAGCCTGTGCTGCATCCTCAATTACTTTTAAACCATATGTTTTCGCAATCTGTAAAATCTGTTCCATCTCTGCTAATTGGCCATAAAGATGTACAGGAATAATAGCCTTGGTTTGAGGTGTAATGTTATTTACTATTTGATCTGGATCTATGTTATAACTCTTAGGATCTGGCTCTACTAATATTGGTTTTGCTCCTACTGCCGAAACTGCTAGAACTGTAGCAATAAATGTATTTGCGGGAACAATAACTTCATCTCCGTAACCAATTCCATATGCCCTTAGAATTAAAGTCAGTGCATCAAGCCCGTTTGCTACTCCAATACAATACTTTGAACCGCAAAAATCAGCGAATTCTCTTTCAAAAAGACGTACCTCCTCACCTAACACATACCATCCAGAGGATATTACTTTTTTAATTTCTCTTTCTATTTCCATCTCGTATTGAGCGTTAATTGCCTTAAGATCCAGAAATGGAATCATACTCTTCCCCTTCTTGCGTACATAGTTTTATTATTTTTTCCAATTCAACATCAAACAATTCTTCGGCATAGTAATCAGCTATCAAATACTTTTTATCTCTAATCCCATTCGTTACTGCTATAGTTTTAAGTCCAAGCATTTTTGCAGGAACCATATCTTCCTCACTATCGCCAATAAAAATACCAGTAGAAAAGGAATACTCACTTAGAATATTGTATTTTCCGTGTTTGATAAAAGGAGAGCAACTTCGTATCTCATCAAAGGACTCGTACAAACTTTCTTTTTTAGTCTGCCATACTAGATTTTCAAGTGAACTTCTCATACTAACTAAAATAATCTTGTGACATAACTTTCGCCACTCGATAAGAGTTTCTTTAACTTTTGGCTTTAGTTGCGCATATTTCAAGTACTTCTTTGTTTCAATACGCTTTACCCATTCTTGATAAAAAATAGTTTCTTCTTCGGTGAAATTTGATTTTTTCAAAATATCTCTCAGACTTCGCTTATTTCTCTTTAAATTCCAATACACATCTAAATCTAATGGTTTGCAACGGAAATTTTCCATTATTTGAGAATAACATTCGTAATGCCTAAATTTATCCTCCATTACCGTGCCATCAAAATCCAAAAAAAGGACATCAAGTTTCATAAATATCTCCTTCCCCTTAAATAAGTAAATCTTCGTACACACGAAGGACATATTTAGGTGAATCTTGATATTTTAAAAAGCCTAACGGATCATAGGGTAAGTTTCCATGAATACTTAAAAAAGCTGAGGCAAGAGACCATCCATAGGTGGTACTCATAGATGTACCCGCTCCAAGTCGTGGATTTATGTCAATAACTACCCACTGATTGTTCTCATTTTTCATAACCTGATAACAAAACGCTTTTGGTAAGGAGATTACTCCACATATCTTTTTTGTTAACTCATGAAGCTCCCTATCAAACCAAATTTTCGCTTTTGTACATACCCCTGATTTAATTTCCACTCTCTCTCTACATAAACTTCTTATAATCCCATCATTTTGAAAAACCTCTACTGTTATTTCTGGTCCATTACAAATTTCCTGTACTAAATATCTTTCATCGTTCTTATAAAAATCCACTTCATCTTTTGCCACTTTTCTTACATCGCGGCTTCCAAACCCTAATACGGGTTTAACTATGTACAATGAATTCTGCTCGACAATGTTTTTTGTATATGTTTTCGGTACAGATATTCCTTGTTCTTTCAAAAATGCTGTCCATACTGCTTTATTCTTTAATAGTGTACTGGTACCTTTTGTTATACCTGTAGAAAGCACTTTTATCTTTAAAAGATCTTGATCGTCAGTATTAAAGATGTGAATATCGTGGTCAATTAAAGGGACAATAAT is from Brevibacillus brevis and encodes:
- the flaG gene encoding flagellar protein FlaG codes for the protein MDIGVTSSLGRTSAKTDGGQAQAEATVKPMRQTEVVGEKAVSKEELSKEIDGINKWLQTTNTHVKFTLHEKLNEYYVQVINDQTQEVIREIPSKKMMDMVAKIHEMVGLLVDEKR
- a CDS encoding glycosyltransferase; this translates as MLRITLSIITKNEEAKIKRCLDSANVIVDEIILVDTGSTDNTKQIAIECGAKVYDFPWTGSFADARNYSLEQATGDWILVLDADEYLAPGSADAIKEFISGPPAIGRISQLSNYLDNGEIRYESVPISRLFPKGVYYTGSIHEQVVSDLPHRMTSVTVYHDGYFETDKTGRNIPLLEKELQKDGNNPYLLMQLAREHKNKQDYVQADYFFSQAYLYATKLEGYYPKLVVEYLYNLMKIGKLDTGYTVIQAEQNQDQLSNFPDFHFALGMFYMDYVLSNTAAHIDKLPRIEASFHKCLELGDRKEFGGIIGAGSFLAAYNLGVFYEVIGDHKKAVEYYHFSAEHDYQKAKERLSSLING
- a CDS encoding DegT/DnrJ/EryC1/StrS family aminotransferase — protein: MIPFLDLKAINAQYEMEIEREIKKVISSGWYVLGEEVRLFEREFADFCGSKYCIGVANGLDALTLILRAYGIGYGDEVIVPANTFIATVLAVSAVGAKPILVEPDPKSYNIDPDQIVNNITPQTKAIIPVHLYGQLAEMEQILQIAKTYGLKVIEDAAQAHGAKIKEIRAGSFGDAGAFSFYPGKNLGALGDGGAITTSDDSLAEKIRILRNYGSIKKYENIEKGVNSRLDEIQAAILRIKLRNLDSDNELRKNVAKCYLDNIHNPQVILPNIVRDDRSHVWHLFVVRSKRRDQLRSYLMENGVETLIHYPIPPHKQLAYSDLNHMELTITEEIHKEILSLPISPIMNKEDIEKVIYLVNHFV
- a CDS encoding HAD family hydrolase; protein product: MKLDVLFLDFDGTVMEDKFRHYECYSQIMENFRCKPLDLDVYWNLKRNKRSLRDILKKSNFTEEETIFYQEWVKRIETKKYLKYAQLKPKVKETLIEWRKLCHKIILVSMRSSLENLVWQTKKESLYESFDEIRSCSPFIKHGKYNILSEYSFSTGIFIGDSEEDMVPAKMLGLKTIAVTNGIRDKKYLIADYYAEELFDVELEKIIKLCTQEGEEYDSISGS
- a CDS encoding ATP-grasp domain-containing protein translates to MKKILITAGGTATAWHLSTLIKSRFKENFKLYICDTNPRHLVPSAQLADYFKQVPSVMSTGYREYMIDFLNDNNIDIIVPLIDHDIHIFNTDDQDLLKIKVLSTGITKGTSTLLKNKAVWTAFLKEQGISVPKTYTKNIVEQNSLYIVKPVLGFGSRDVRKVAKDEVDFYKNDERYLVQEICNGPEITVEVFQNDGIIRSLCRERVEIKSGVCTKAKIWFDRELHELTKKICGVISLPKAFCYQVMKNENNQWVVIDINPRLGAGTSMSTTYGWSLASAFLSIHGNLPYDPLGFLKYQDSPKYVLRVYEDLLI